One genomic window of Vibrio natriegens NBRC 15636 = ATCC 14048 = DSM 759 includes the following:
- a CDS encoding ABC transporter substrate-binding protein, protein MNKNKLISAAALLASIVSTNALAAEKELTLMLDWFVNPNHGPIVIAKERGYFKEQGLKINIQEPADPSTPPKLVAAGKVDMAISYQPSLTIDVAAGLPLIRSATLIATPLNTMMVLDNGKNDSLADLKGKKIGIAIAGNEEATIGTMLAQENVKFSDVQIINVGWALSSSLASGKVDAIWGGLRNFETNQLALEGYQAKAFFPEEHGVPAYDELVFVANANTYDKEAIKAFNKALEQATTYIVNHPKQSWKEFVAYSPDTLNNELNQRAWNDTLTRFALRPSAVDLKRYDDYAEFMYSQKIIETLPKAKDYVPSFD, encoded by the coding sequence GTGAATAAAAACAAACTTATTAGCGCTGCAGCTCTGCTTGCTTCAATTGTTTCAACTAACGCACTGGCGGCCGAAAAAGAGCTGACTTTGATGTTGGATTGGTTCGTGAATCCGAACCACGGCCCTATCGTTATTGCGAAAGAACGTGGTTACTTTAAAGAGCAAGGCTTGAAGATCAACATTCAAGAGCCTGCCGACCCAAGCACGCCACCTAAACTGGTTGCCGCTGGCAAAGTGGATATGGCGATTTCATACCAACCAAGTTTGACGATTGATGTTGCCGCAGGCCTGCCGCTTATCCGCTCTGCAACATTAATCGCAACACCACTGAATACCATGATGGTGCTGGACAACGGTAAAAACGACAGCCTTGCCGATCTAAAAGGCAAGAAGATCGGTATTGCTATCGCGGGTAATGAAGAAGCAACCATCGGCACAATGTTGGCACAAGAGAATGTAAAGTTTTCTGACGTACAAATCATCAACGTTGGCTGGGCGCTATCTTCCTCTCTGGCATCAGGCAAAGTGGATGCAATTTGGGGTGGACTACGTAACTTCGAAACTAACCAGCTTGCGTTAGAGGGTTACCAAGCTAAAGCCTTCTTCCCGGAAGAACACGGCGTGCCAGCATATGACGAACTTGTGTTTGTCGCGAATGCAAATACATACGACAAAGAGGCCATCAAAGCCTTCAACAAAGCGCTTGAGCAAGCCACTACTTACATCGTGAACCATCCAAAACAATCTTGGAAAGAGTTTGTTGCTTACTCACCAGACACGCTGAACAACGAACTGAACCAACGCGCCTGGAATGACACTTTGACTCGTTTCGCGCTTCGCCCATCCGCAGTTGATCTAAAACGCTACGACGATTACGCCGAGTTCATGTACTCACAAAAAATCATCGAAACGCTACCAAAAGCGAAAGATTACGTGCCTAGCTTTGACTAA
- the tenA gene encoding thiaminase II — protein MKYQDLIDACRQDWQEYTEHLFVQQLANGTLAQPCFLHYLKQDFLFLKQYARAYALAIYKARTLYDMRRALPSVHALLDSEIAHHVTYCGQWGLTESDLENEPEDFGTVAYTRYVLDAGMTGDLVDLYAALAPCSIGYAVIGKMLMEDENTIIEGNPYASWITLYGGEEFQSGVAEGAAHFNELLAEIDINSQRGQNLIQVFKTATRMEVAFWQQGLNAQQD, from the coding sequence ATGAAATACCAAGATTTGATCGACGCTTGCCGTCAAGACTGGCAGGAATACACCGAGCACCTTTTCGTTCAGCAACTGGCGAACGGTACGCTTGCTCAACCTTGTTTTCTGCATTATTTGAAACAGGACTTTTTATTTCTCAAGCAATACGCGCGCGCTTACGCATTAGCGATTTATAAAGCACGTACTTTGTATGACATGCGTCGCGCACTACCGAGTGTTCATGCGTTGTTGGATTCAGAAATCGCTCATCATGTGACTTACTGTGGTCAATGGGGTTTAACTGAATCCGATCTGGAAAACGAACCGGAAGATTTCGGCACCGTAGCCTACACACGCTATGTGTTAGATGCAGGTATGACGGGTGATTTGGTTGACCTGTATGCGGCATTAGCGCCTTGCTCTATCGGCTACGCGGTTATTGGCAAAATGTTGATGGAAGATGAAAACACCATCATTGAAGGTAACCCGTACGCTAGCTGGATCACCCTCTATGGCGGTGAAGAATTCCAGTCAGGTGTTGCGGAGGGCGCAGCGCACTTTAACGAGCTATTGGCTGAAATCGATATCAATAGCCAGCGCGGCCAGAACCTGATTCAGGTATTCAAAACGGCAACGCGTATGGAAGTCGCTTTCTGGCAACAAGGCTTAAATGCTCAGCAAGATTAA